Genomic window (Haloarcula limicola):
AGCGACCCGCTCGCCTCGGGCCCGACGACGGCGTCGTAGCCGACCGCCAGCGCGACCAGCGGGACGAGGTAGACGCCGAGTTCGACCAGGCTCACCAACGCGGCGTCGAACCGGCCCGGACCCGCGGTGGAGGCCCCGAAGGCCACGACGGCGACCGAGAAGGCGGCGAAGACGAGCGTCGCGCCCAGGCTCCACCGCCGCCGCATCGCCAGCCGGTACTCGCGGGTCGCGAGCGCCCACGTTTTTCCGAGCGTGTCCCGCACTCTGTTCGCCGTATCACCGCTCAACGCCGGCGACTCGCGGACGTACCCGCCGTCCGTCTCGGCGTCGTCCGGCCGGGTCGATTCGGTCACGCGCGCTCCCCCCGGTCGGCTACGGCGGTCCGGAACGCCGACTCCAGCCCCGGTTCTCGGACGGCGAACCGCTCGACGTCGCCGCTCTCGTGTATCGCTTCGAGGACGGCGAGGGCCCGCGTCGGGGCGCACTCGACGACCAGCTCCGCGCCGTCCCCGGTCACGCGTTCGACGCCGTCGCGGGACCGGAGTCGCTCGGCGGCCGAGTCCGCGTCCCCGTCGCCTACCGCCGCGCGAACGGTGACGTTCTCGCCCGTCTGCCGCCGGAGCGCGTCGACGTCGTCGTCGGCGACGACTCGACCGTCGTGAACGACGGCCGCTCGGTCACACAGCGCCTCCACCTCCCCGAGGACGTGCGAGGAGAAGACGACGGTGACGTCGGTGGCCGACGCGACCGCGCCGAGCACGTCGTGGAACGCTTCGACGCCGTACGGGTCCAACCCCGCCGTGGGCTCGTCGAGCAGGAGGACGGCCGGGTCGGCGACGAGGACGGTCCCCAACCCGAGGCGGCGCGCCATCCCGTTCGAGTAGCCCTCGACCCGGCGGTCGGCCGCGTCGGTCAGCCCGACGGTCTCCAGGACGCGGGCGACGCGGCGGTCGCGGCGCTCGGCGTCGACACCGCGCATCCGGGCGTGGAACCGCAGCACCTCTCGACCGGTCAGTTCGTCGGGGAACCCGGCGTGCTCGGGGAGGTATCCCACCCGTCGCCGAGTGCCGACCCCCTCCGTCGGGTCGCGGTCGAGCACCGCGACGGACCCCGCGTCGGGGCTCCGGAGGCCGACCAGCAGTTCGAACAGCGTCGTCTTCCCGGCCCCGTTCGTCCCGAGTAGCCCGACCGTCTCGCCCCGTTCGATCCGCAGGCTGAGCCCGTCGAGGGCCGTCACCGCGCCGTACTCCTTCCGTGCGTTCTCGACCTCAATTGCGTACATAGTATCGTCTCCAGTCGTCGTGGGGTGGCTCGGTCAGCGGTCGCTCGTCGACGACGCCCGGGACGTCGAGGAGCGGAACGGTACGCTCGGCGCGACGGACGGCGTCGAACGCCGGACTGGACGCGAAAATCCGTGCGCTCGGGTGCTCGACGAGGAGGCGCTGGACGGCACCGGCGGGCTCGTAGCGGCCGTCGCCGACGCGGTCGTCGTCGACGTCGGTCACCGTCGCGTCGCCCCAGTAGTTACCGACGCTCTCGTTCCACGTCACCCGCTCGCCGACGACGGCCCACACAGCCTCGCCGTTGCGCAGGAACGTGTTGTTCGAGACGCGCTCCTCGACGCTCCCGGCGGTGAGGTGGACGCCCACGTCGTTCTCCAGCACCAGGTTCCGCCGCACGTCGTTGTGCAGCGAGTTGTAGAGGAACAGCCCGTTCTCGTTACCCACGAGGTCGTTCCCCCGGACGGTCGTCTCGTCGATGCTCTTGAGCAGGATGCCGTGACCGCTCGACCCGGTGTTGTTGACGGCGACGTTGCCGACGACGGTCAGGCGCTTCGAGACCATCAGCGCGTAGCCGACGTCGTTGTTCGCGGCGGTGTTGTTCGCCAGCCGGTTGTCGTCCGAGTACATGTAGTGGACGCCGTAGCGCACGTCCCAGACGACGTTCCCCCGCGCGACGACCTCGCTGGCCCACGAGTAGTAGAGCCCGTCGCGGACGTCGGTTATCCGGTTGCCCTCGATCACCGAATCCTCGGTCTTCCAGATCTGAATCCCGTTGCCGCGGTCGGTCAGCGGCGTGATTCGCTCGCGACCGCGGACGGTGTTGTTCGCCACGCGGGCGTCGCTGACGCCGTCGAGCCAGACGCCGAACGTCGCCTCGGTGATTCGGCTGTCGCGCAGCGTGACGCCGTCGCCCTCGACGAGGACGGCGGCGTCGTTGGTCTCGGTGCGGTACCCGGAGTTGCGGACCCAGAGGTCCCGCACGGTGACGCCATCGGCGGCGACGGTGAGGACGTCGCCCGACCCGTCGCCGTCGATTACAGCGGCGTCGGGGCCGTCGCCGACGAGCGTCACGTTCGGCGTCTCGACGACGACGCGCTCCTCGAACCGCCCGTCGAGGCGGACGGTGTCGCCCGGCCGCGCCGCGTCCAGCGCGGCGGCGACGCTGTCGTATCGCTCCCCGTCGACGCGGGCCACGCCGTCGTCCGTCGGCAGTTCGGGGTTCTCCTCGACGTCGGGTAGCTCGATGCCGACGCGGCGATCGGTACCGGCGGCCGGCGCGCTCCCGGTCGCCGTCCCCGCCGCGACGAGAGTGCCCAACAGGAGCCCGACCGACAGCAGCGCGAACGCCCGCTCGCGGCCGAACGTCGGGCTCATCGCTCGCTCCGTGCCGGCGGCGTCTCCGGCGAGTCGTCGCCGCCGAGGACGCGCTCTCGGACGGCGCGCCCGCGACCGGCCACCCGGCCGGGGAGCTCGCCGACCGTCACCGCCGTGTCGCGGTAGTAGTACGCGATCACGAGCAGCGCGATGGCCGCGCCCGCCATGAACCCGCCCGTCCCGAAGTGGGAGGTGCTCGTGATGTTCGCCACCTCGTATCTGCCCCACAGCGGCGGCGTGAACCCGTCGACGCCCATGACCGGCGCGTCGGGGTCGAGCGCGTGCCCCGACTGGTAGAGGCGGTACTGGATGTCGGCGAGCATGACGCCGAACACCGTCGCGGAGCCGACGAGCTGCCACGTCAGGCCCCGCTTCAGCTTCTCTACCGTCGGCGCGACGGCGACGAAGACGGCGAGCAGCGACGCGGCGACGAACGCGAACGGTCCGGCCGACCACTCGGGGACGTCGATGGCCCGCGGGTGCGGGGCGTAGTTCGGCTGCCAGTACACCGGATCCGGGTAGTAGAACCCGATGTAGTGGTTGAGCCGCGCGACCTCGGTGTAGTCGCCGGCGATGTGCGGGTAGGCGTACAGCTCGAGGTGCAGTACCGTCTCGGGATACTGGACCGCCTCGATGTGGATGTGCCACATCGGGAACAGCAGCGCCCCCGCGAACAGTAGCGCGGCGAGCGCCGGCAGGCCGCGGCGGACCTCGCGGAAGTCGGAGCGTGATGGCAGGTTCATGGGCAGTTCGGTGTGGGCGAAGCGAAATCGGTCGGCGGCGCGGTACGTCGGGTCTCCGGAGTCCTCGCGGCGATCACTCGCTCGGCTCGACGATCATGCGACTGCGCATCTCCAGGTGCAGCGCCGAGCAGAAGTACGTGCAGTAGATCCAGTAGACGCCGGGGTCGTCGGCGGTGAAGGTGACCTCGCGGGTGTCCTGCGGCGCGACGGCGAGGTTCACGTCGTGTTCCGGGATGGCGACGCCGTGGATGATGTCCTGCACGCCCTCGATGTTGGTCATCGTCAGTCGCACCTCGTCGCCCTGCTTGACGGTGAACTCCGGCAGACCGTACTCGGAGCGCTTGGTCGAGGCCTTGACGTGGACCGAGGACTCGCCGGTGCGTTCGACGCCGGAGTCTTTCTCCTCGACGTAGGGTTTCTCGCCTTCGTAGTCGGTCCTGTCGTAGACCTTCTTCGGCGAGATCTTGTCCCTGTGCGCGAAGACGCAGTCGTGCGGTTCGGGGTAGGCCGGGTGGTCGGCGACCAGTTCCATCTCCTTCTCGCCCTGTCCGATGTGGATCAGCTGGTCGTTGTCGGGCATGATGGGGCCGACCGGGAGGAACCGGTCCTTCGAGAGCTTGTTCAGGACGACGAGCCACTCGCCGTCGGGGTCGGTCGTCATCGCCTCCAGCGCCTGGATGTGGCCGGGGTTGTAGTGGACGTCCAACTTCTCGATTATCGGATCCTCGGACCCGTTCTCGGCGTCGACGGCCGCCTCGATGTCCCACTTCGCGACCTGCGAGTCGATGAAGAGGGACGTGTAGGCGTGGCCGTTGCCGTCGAAGGTGGTGTGCAGCGGCCCGAGACCGACCTTCGGTCGGCCGACGACGGCGTCCGCCGGGTCGGAGACCGAGCCGAGCTTCTCGAGGTCCAGCATCGTCACCGTCGGCGATAGCTTCCCCGCGATGAAGGCGTACTTCCCGTCGGGGCCGACCTCGACGCAGTGGGGGCTCTTCGGCGTCGGAATGTACTGGACGACGGGGCGATCCCCCTCGTTCAGTGCACTGGATCTCGTCCCGTCGACGATGGGCACGCCGTTGACCGTCCGGTCGTACCGCCCGTTCTCGACGGCTTTCTCGATGGCGGGGATGTCGAACGCCTTGAGGTAGTCCCGGTCGTCGCGGGTCATCCCCTGGATGTCCGTCGCCTCCTCGCTGTTGTAACAGGACGCGATGGCCCAGCGGCCCTCCTTGCCCGTATCGACGATGTCGAGGTTGCCGTCGACCGATACCTGCCACTTCGTCTCCATCGTCTCCGGGTCGACGGCGACGAACAGCGACTCGTAGGCGTCGGGGTCATTCACGGCGGTCCCGTCGTTGGGCACCGGGGCTCGGAACTCGCCGTTGCCGAGGACGTACTTCGTATCGGGCGAGAGGACGGAACAGCCGTGGATGGCCTGCATGTTCGGGACGTCCAGAATCGCGTCCGTCTCGAAGTACTTCAGGTTCACCCGGGCGATGCGGCCGTTGGCCTTGTCGTTGACGAACAGGTACTCGCCGTCGTAGTCGCCGTCGGTCTCCGAGAGGTTCGGGTGGTGGTTGTCCCCCCACGTGTAGCCGCCGCCCTCCTCTAACAGCGCGCTCGTCTCGTCGTCGTAGCCGTAGCCGGACGCGCAGTCGGTGTTGAACACCGGGATGCGGGTCAGTTCACGCATCGACGGGATGCCGACGACGCGGAGCTCGCCGGAGTGGCCGCCCGACCAGAAGCCGTAGTACTCGTCGTGCTCGCCCGGTGCGACCCTGTGGTCGACGCCGGAGTCGGACGAGCCGGACTGGCCGCCGCTCCCGCCGCCGGGGGAGAACCGGGAGCAGCCGGCGACCGCGCCCATCGCGCCGGCCGCGATGCCGGTCTTCATGAAGTCACGCCGGTCGATCTCCAGCCCGGCCAGTTCGAGCGTCGGCCCCTCGTCGTCGGGGACCGGTTCGTCGACCTCGGCCAGGACGCTCTCCAGTCGCCGTTCGTACTCGTCGACGACTTCCCCGGGACTGCGCCGCTCGCTCTCGTCGGCGTCGGAGCCCATCTATACCACCTCCACCGTGCCGACCATCCCGTTCATCTCGTGCGGGACGCAGTAGTACTCGTAGGTGCCCTTCGTCTCGAAGGTGTGAGAGTAGCTCTCGCCCTTCGGGACGTTGCCCTTCTGCCCGCTCCCGTAACCGTCCTTGGCCGCCTGCTGACTGTCGAAGCCGCCTGAGGCGAAGTACGCCGCGCCGTCGGGTATCTTGCCCTCGTAGGCGGTAACGGTGTGGCCGATACTACCGGTGTTCTTCCACGTGACTTCGGTGCCGGCCGTGACCTCGATAGACTTCGGTTCGAACGTGAGCTCGTCGGTCATCTCGACCGTGCTCGTCTGCGCCGCGCCGCCGCTCGCTTCGGTCGTCGGTTCGCTGCCGCCGTCGCCGCCGGAGCCGTCATCCCCGTCCGTGGACGACCCACCGCTGTTCGAACAGCCGGCGAGCGCGATGCCGCCGGTCGTTACCGCCGTCGCTCGGAGGAACTGCCGCCGTGATTGCGTGTTGCGGTTCATCGACATCCGGTGCTCGCTTCCCTGCGACCATATACCGTCGAGCGGATTTCGAGCGCGCGGGAACGGGGGCGAACTGGTTCGCCCGCTTTTATAGATACCCCCGAGCGGCGGCGGAAAGCCCGCTCACTCCCCCGAGCGGACGCCGACCTCCGCGTCGGTGAGGTAACACTGCGGGTCGGGCGCGAACAGGTCGTCGTGGACGGTGAGCGCCCGGAGACGCGACCCGCCGCGACAGACGCTGCGGTACCGACGGTCGGCGCATCGCCCGGTCAGCTGCTCGTCCCTGTTCCGGAGTGCGTTCAGGAGCGGGTCCGACTCGTCGGCCCAGATCGCGCCGAACGGCCGGTCGCGAACGTTGCCCAGCGAGTAGCCCTGCCAGAACTGCGTCGGGTGGACGTTTCCCTCATAGTCGACGTTGGCCACGCGCTCTGTGCGTACGTCCCCGAGGGCTACGACGGGCCGCTTCCCGGAGAGGAGCGCGCGGACGGCACGACGTAGCGACGTGTTCCTCGACGGGACACGCTGACCGCACCATCGTGTCCCGCGTCCCGCACAGCGGCCCCACCCTTCCCAGCGCGTGAGAATCCGCGAGCGTAGTTTATATACCGTCACCGTACACTCTGTTGATGACAGCCGAAACCTACTCGCGACGGAGCGTCCTTCGAGCGGGTGCAGGCGTCGCCGTGGGCGGCGCTGCGCT
Coding sequences:
- a CDS encoding ABC transporter ATP-binding protein: MYAIEVENARKEYGAVTALDGLSLRIERGETVGLLGTNGAGKTTLFELLVGLRSPDAGSVAVLDRDPTEGVGTRRRVGYLPEHAGFPDELTGREVLRFHARMRGVDAERRDRRVARVLETVGLTDAADRRVEGYSNGMARRLGLGTVLVADPAVLLLDEPTAGLDPYGVEAFHDVLGAVASATDVTVVFSSHVLGEVEALCDRAAVVHDGRVVADDDVDALRRQTGENVTVRAAVGDGDADSAAERLRSRDGVERVTGDGAELVVECAPTRALAVLEAIHESGDVERFAVREPGLESAFRTAVADRGERA
- the nosD gene encoding nitrous oxide reductase family maturation protein NosD, translating into MSPTFGRERAFALLSVGLLLGTLVAAGTATGSAPAAGTDRRVGIELPDVEENPELPTDDGVARVDGERYDSVAAALDAARPGDTVRLDGRFEERVVVETPNVTLVGDGPDAAVIDGDGSGDVLTVAADGVTVRDLWVRNSGYRTETNDAAVLVEGDGVTLRDSRITEATFGVWLDGVSDARVANNTVRGRERITPLTDRGNGIQIWKTEDSVIEGNRITDVRDGLYYSWASEVVARGNVVWDVRYGVHYMYSDDNRLANNTAANNDVGYALMVSKRLTVVGNVAVNNTGSSGHGILLKSIDETTVRGNDLVGNENGLFLYNSLHNDVRRNLVLENDVGVHLTAGSVEERVSNNTFLRNGEAVWAVVGERVTWNESVGNYWGDATVTDVDDDRVGDGRYEPAGAVQRLLVEHPSARIFASSPAFDAVRRAERTVPLLDVPGVVDERPLTEPPHDDWRRYYVRN
- the nosZ gene encoding TAT-dependent nitrous-oxide reductase, producing MGSDADESERRSPGEVVDEYERRLESVLAEVDEPVPDDEGPTLELAGLEIDRRDFMKTGIAAGAMGAVAGCSRFSPGGGSGGQSGSSDSGVDHRVAPGEHDEYYGFWSGGHSGELRVVGIPSMRELTRIPVFNTDCASGYGYDDETSALLEEGGGYTWGDNHHPNLSETDGDYDGEYLFVNDKANGRIARVNLKYFETDAILDVPNMQAIHGCSVLSPDTKYVLGNGEFRAPVPNDGTAVNDPDAYESLFVAVDPETMETKWQVSVDGNLDIVDTGKEGRWAIASCYNSEEATDIQGMTRDDRDYLKAFDIPAIEKAVENGRYDRTVNGVPIVDGTRSSALNEGDRPVVQYIPTPKSPHCVEVGPDGKYAFIAGKLSPTVTMLDLEKLGSVSDPADAVVGRPKVGLGPLHTTFDGNGHAYTSLFIDSQVAKWDIEAAVDAENGSEDPIIEKLDVHYNPGHIQALEAMTTDPDGEWLVVLNKLSKDRFLPVGPIMPDNDQLIHIGQGEKEMELVADHPAYPEPHDCVFAHRDKISPKKVYDRTDYEGEKPYVEEKDSGVERTGESSVHVKASTKRSEYGLPEFTVKQGDEVRLTMTNIEGVQDIIHGVAIPEHDVNLAVAPQDTREVTFTADDPGVYWIYCTYFCSALHLEMRSRMIVEPSE
- a CDS encoding plastocyanin/azurin family copper-binding protein, which translates into the protein MSMNRNTQSRRQFLRATAVTTGGIALAGCSNSGGSSTDGDDGSGGDGGSEPTTEASGGAAQTSTVEMTDELTFEPKSIEVTAGTEVTWKNTGSIGHTVTAYEGKIPDGAAYFASGGFDSQQAAKDGYGSGQKGNVPKGESYSHTFETKGTYEYYCVPHEMNGMVGTVEVV